TCAAtgctatttaattttttcttttatcactgGATTTTATTTAACTCAGGTTATGGTAGAAAGTCCATGATAGTTTTATAAAacattgaaagcatttcctctttaTTTGGTTTTTGGAAGTATCTGTGCTAATATTGGAGTCATTTCTTCTTTAAGTGTTTGGAAGAATTCATTAGTGAAAACATTAGAATTATCCTTCTCAGAAGGATTTTAACActgtaaatatttttatacatagtactattcaaattttctatttcttttttttaccatacgatttatttttatttttttagtcatacatgacagcagaatgtattttgacatataatacatacatggaatgtacatacatcaatcataatgtctattctattctgctgcccttcctatcccccctactcctcccctcctctcccatcctttctctctatccaatctaatgtgacacactttttttctttttctcatcacaacaacatatatgtattctgtataacaatgaggttctccttccatcttccgtgcaactccccttctccctctttttccctcccacctctcttccctatttagtggtagtcttcttctcatgctcttcctccctatcccattttgagtcaccccccccccatatcagagaagacattcggcatttgttttttcagggattggctaacttcacttagcataatctgctctaataccatccatttccctgaaaatgccatgatcttggtattttttagtgctgagtatattccattgtgtataagtgccacattttttaaatccattcatctatttaagggcatctaggttggttccacattctagctattgtgaattgtgctgctataaacattgatgtggctgtgtccctgtagtatgctctttttaggtcttttgggtatagtccgagaaggggaatagctgggttaaatggtggttccattcccagctttccaaggaatctccatactgctttccaaattggctgcaccaatttgcagtcccaccagcaatgtattagtATAAttttccgccccccccccccgcatcctcgccagcacttattgttgtttgactgcataatggctgccattcttattggagtgagatggtatcttagagtagttttaatttgaatttctctgattgctagagatggtgagcattttttcatgtatttgttgattgactgtatatcctcttctgagaagtttctgttctagtccttggcccatttgttgattgggttatttgcttttttgttgtttaactttttgagttctttgtatactctagagattagagctctatctgatgtttgaggggtaaaaaattgttcccaggatgtaggctccctattcacctcacatattatttctcttgctgagaaaaaattttttagtttgaattcgtcccatttgttgattcttggttttaactcttgtgctataggtgtcttattaaggaatttggggcctgcCCCCACATGATGATGATTAGAGCCAACTTtagcttctattagatgcagagtgtctggtctgattcctagctccttgatccattttaagttgacttttgtgcatggtgagagaaagggattcaatttcattttgttgcacatggatttccagttctcccagcaccatttgttgaagatgctatcctttctccattgcatgtttttagcacctttaaggtagttgtaattttgtggatttgtctctgtgtcctctattctgtaccatttgtctaccagcctgtttttgtgccagtaccatgctgtttttgttactattgctctatagtatagtttaaaatctggaatCACGATACCaccaatttcactcttcctgcttagaattactttagctattctgggtcttttatttttccagatgaattttatgattgctttttctatttctgcaaggaatgtcattgggattttgatgggaattgcgttgaatctgtaaagtgcttttgggAATATGGCcatcttaataatattaattctaccaatccatgagcaaggtaaatccttccatcttctaaggtcttctatttctttcttcagggttttgtagttttcattgtatagatctttcacctcttttttttttttactttattaaaaTACTGAGTTTTATTTCACATGTATATTTTTGTCTCCCCACCATTTCCATGTCTGACCACCACTACTACTATGTCTTATCATAACATTCCATACATACTTAGTTAGAAACCAAGCAAAGGGTGGAGTTCCATCTTTAAAAACTAAACAGGCATTTTGGACAACACATTCTTGGCAATAGAACCTTAACAACATTTATCAAACACGGTAGGGAAAGTTCTCACTTTGCATTATAAAAAGGACAGCCAGATAGCAACTGTTACAGAAATGAAATAAGATGGAAATTTGTAACAAGctgtttaaactatttttttaaagagacttcCTCCACTGCCAGAGATCTTGAATAGCCTCATGGTCAGTCATCTGGAAGCAATTCTTCACATAATTGACAAACTTGGCTTCCACTTTGGGAAGAGAACCACCTTTTTCTATACTTGCTTGCATTTTTGCTTTAATGTCTTCTACAGAACGAGGTCCTTTTGGTGTTTTAGGAGTTTTTTCCTGTTTTGTGAAGGATTCTTGACCTTTTGATCTTGGTGTTGTTGGTTTTGAGTCTTTTCCATTCTGGTTCGATTTTTGTGCATTTTTGGCTGGAGTATCTCGTATAGATTTCTTCACTGGAGCTTTTTCTTCAGTTTCctcctcatcatcatcatcttcttcttcatcatcatcatcttcatcatcatcGACATCTTCATCAGCAGCAAGTTTTACTTTTTTCTGGGGAACTTTGCTACCACCTCCAGGGGCAGATCGCTTTCCAGATACACTTAAGAGTTtcacatcctcctcctcttcatcttCTGACTCTGCATCTTCCTCCACAGCTACTAAGTGCTGGCCACTAATATGCACAGGCCCTGAACCGCACCTCAACCTTAAGACCACAGGTGGTGTGATTTCAAAGCCCCCAAGGGAAACCATTGGCTGTACTGACTAATTGGACTGCCTTCATAATTCATTGCCTCTGCTTCAACAATGTGCAATTCATCCTTTGCGCCAGCCCCTAAACTGACCGTTCTTAATGATAACTGGTGCTCATTTTCATCATTATCCACCTTAAAGTGATAATCTTTGTCAGCTTTTAGCTCACAACCGAAAAGGTAGTTCTGGGGCCTCAGGGGGCTCATGTCCATATCCATCGAATCTTCCATGGGGTGGTAGCACGCACGTAGGTGGGAGAGAAGGCGGACGGAAAATGGGTGGCTGCTGTAAAGAGACACGCAGGACGCAGGACTGAATCACGCCAGggctctttcacctcttttgttaggttaattccccaggtattttttttttttgaggatattgtgaatgaaatagttgtcctcatttccatttcagagaatttgtcactgatattcaggaatgcctttgatttattggtattgattttatatcctgcctctttgctgaattcatttactagttctagaagtttcttggttgaactcaaattttctatttcttcttttgtcattttggttaatATATGAGTTCTATTTTTAATGTGCTGTCATACATTTGTTTCTAACATAATTTCTTATTTCTGTTTTGTACTATCAGTATTTATAGTTACCCACATACTTACAGGTTTCTTCTAGTAAATGTTGTATCTTACAGGTGTCATTCCTTTGTTTTCTAGCAATGAAGCTGCTTTTTCCAATCTTTCCTCTACATGTTCTTAATCTGAACAACTCTCCACCATCTCCAAGTAGAGCGTTGTCATATTTCCTCTGTCTTTTCTAGCTATTTTCAATAGAAATGTTGTTTACCAGAAGCATACTGTTTGCCTGAAGTAGAAGTCTGACAAGTTATCTGACAAGTTAtgcatttaatttaaaaacaattcCCTTGAGGAACTTAAAAGTGATATTTCGATTGTCAGAAAATGCCAGTAACTTAGAGAGACACACCTGAGCTCCACATTACTTCTAATTCTATGTATTATATTAATGCATGTCTGAAACTTTTTAACatcacaaaattatttttttaaaaaaatagtaaaattaataaaatgctaTATTTAATCATTTTTCCAGATATAACAAAAGCAAAACCTACTTTCAAAAGATGTGGAATAAAATGGGAAGTTCTAAGTGCACTTAAAAGAGACGTTATTTCTGAAATAATAAGCATTTCGGGAATAAGACCAACTTAAAGCATCACAGCAACATGAGAAATGTAAATTTGGAAGTATAAATTGAACAGAGAAAAAGTACCTTGAAGTTACTTGATGGCTACTAAATCTGGAAACAATTTAGTAATCTTGTGTTTGGTGACCAAGTCTTGGCTCCTAAATTTCAGAAGAGTGTAGCAATTATATccagtttaaaataaatatgcTTTTTCTAGGCTTCAAAAGTATATATAAGAGTCAGGACCTTAAAAGGAAATGAATGGTATAACTAAATTCAAGGGAAAAATCCAGTTTGAGTCATttacaaaggcattcctgtaagtGTAGAACCAAAAGTGATAGTGTAGTAAGCTAAGATTAGTAGCTGTGAAGTATTATAACTCCTCAGAGCTAAAAACACTAAGAAGAAATGGTTACCAGAACCAGAAGAAGGAGGGCATATGCCAGGCAACCTTGAGAGAAACAGTGGTCTTAGTTTGAGGTTCACAACCAACTCAAGACACCCTGTAGGGAGACAGACGGAAAAATGACCCCTAAGTACCGTCAACAGAATCCCTTCTCTTCCTCCAAGATCCCATTAAGCAAACACCACCAGAGGCCAGTGGACATGGGAAGCAGATACAAGTTCAATCTCTCTGTAGGCAGGGAGCAAAGCAAAGAGAGATGAAGAGTGGCAAAAGAATGTGGAATTTTAAGTTTGTTGTCAGAGCTTTACTTACTTGAGTCTTCTGCATCTTTAATTATTGTGTACTAAAATAACATTTCAAGTCATTTAGGTGTTGGATATTTAGGCAGAGTAGATTCAGATAGATGATGAGTATTTAACTCCACAGTAAAGATACATTTGTATTTTTTGCATGTAAAATACCAAGAATGAGGTTTGGGGGAGAGACAAGGGGACAGATCCATCAGAAAGAGTCCTCAGAAGGTTCTGTTACAATGGTTATGGAGATAAAAAGGCATAATTAGTTCACCTGGGAtcattttttcatcttttaaaaatcatttggcACTGAATCCCCCTAAAAGGAAAACTAGATTAAAGGAATTCGTAATTAAAATAGAGAGCTTCAGATGTACTTAATGGAGATGTTCTTTACTAAAATACTTGGAATAATATTGGTTTGGAACATttatattaacttaaaaaaataagaaataagagcTGGCTAAGGTAGAATAATTATAGACAGTTtttaaatgtaaatcaaaactataccAGGAAGGTTTCAAAAGGAATGGATACTTTATTAGGTCAGGTTCAATCCACAACTGTGAGTCAATTGAAAGTTAATAGCAGCTTTGTTAAAGGTCATAGACAAATGGCTACTGTAGttttaatgaatattttatgCATATCACCTTTAaattagataaatttggaaagaGTAATGATGTAATGCTAAAGGTTTCTTCCTGAAACATTAAAAGCAGGATTTAATTTAAGGCTTTGGAACAAGTTTTGAGGTCTGACACAAGGATTTTAAGTATCTGGAGTCTTTCTTACCATTTATTGCTTGttagaatttgttttttaaatatatgtgttttacacCAATAATACATTAGAAATAACAGGCAATTTGTAATAATACAGGGTTTTTTTAATGCTAATTCCATTACTTAGTGCCTTagtaaaaaaggagaaaataatttctttgagcctcagtttcctcttctgagAAATAAAAGATACTCAGATTGTGGGGAGCAAGGGGGTATAAGTCTTTCAattaatatcttttattttctccagggtTGTCTCAGTAAAATAGAGCCTTTTTTATGTGACTCAATAGCCAGGAAATCTAATAAAATACAGAGATAGACCAAAGATGTTGTCCTTGTAAATAGTATGATTTGAACTTAAAAGACTCAAACACCCATGAATAATGAAGgccagcttttttttcctttttcttaatttatatatgacaatggaatgcattacaattcttattatacatatagagaacaatttttcatatctctggttgtatacacagtatattcacaccaattcgtgtcttcatacatctactttggataataatgatcatcacattccaccatcattaataaccccattccCCCTCCTCAGGCCAGttttaaagaagaagaaatgtGACTGCTTCAGTCAGTGAGAGACCAGAAGAATTCCCAGTTGAAAGTCCAGATGTTTAATTTAGGGAGCCTGAACAGAACAGGTCTGGATCTGTCAAGTCTAGCCTCAGAGCCTGGCTCAGATAGGTGTCAAATCTTGTTCCACATCTCATTGGCTTTTTCATGTTTGGATAAATATCTATTCagatatttttcccatttttagTTTGGTCATTTAGGTTTTTTAAAGATGggttttctaatttctttattctGATATTAATCACTTGTAGGATAAATAGTTTGCAAGCAATCATAACGTTAAATGAaacaagccaggcacagaaagactaaTACCACATGATTTCAtggctgtggaatttttaaaacctTAGCTCATAAAACTAGAGATCAGAATCATGGTTCTTAGAGGAAGGGAGGGTAAAGAAAGGGGTGGGATGGGGGAGAGTGGTTAACAGGCAGAACATCAGAACTGAAGAGAAGGAACAAGTTCTAGTGCTCTCTATTGAGGTTGATAATAGTTAacaacatttatcaggtaattttaAATAGCTGTAAGAGAGGACTTTTAATGTCtacacacaaagaaatgataagtgtTTGAGATAATGGATATTTTAAGTATTGACATCCCGAATTGATCAATACACAAGGCATAAGTGTGCCAAAACATCACACTGTACTCCACAGAGATATAAAATTATTATCTgtcaataataattttttaaaataattttctaatttaaaaaaaattaaagaaatacatgTCAGGGGTGAGAAACAGGAAAACAAAATGAGGTGAGCAGAACTAGGTCAATGGAACAAGAACATGTTGGGGAATCCAGTTTATTCAAGTGCATTGAAGATGCCAATttctgatccttctgccttagcctccccagttaTTGGGATGACAGACATGCACCAATGTGCCTGGCTGTCTTGGGTCATTTTAAAATATGGGGAAGGGTTGTTCAACAGGTAGGATTTTACAATTAAATGGGAGGAATAAGTTCTGGTATTCTGTTGCCTATACAATGAATATAATTTACAATAATGCATTGTAAGTCCTAAAATAGAAGATTTCTAATACATTCAttgtaaagaaatgataaaagttgAAGGTGATGGATTTGCTAATTACACTGAGTTGCTCATTACCCATTAAATAATACATGAATCAAAACATAgcaaatatgtacaaatattgtgtcaatcaaaaaactaaaagtaaatttaaaataaaattttcaaaagacaAGTAAGCACTTAGATTGTGCAATGTCTAAAATGTCTTGTGGGCTGTTGAAGGCTTTATTACTGTTTAAAACTCAAAATGCACTAAAAGTCCATGAAGGCATGGAATCTTACAAATGCTTTCTTTGGTAATCAGTTATTGCCACTTTCTTTGATAAAGCATTATGTGATCAAACTACGATTGTTCAATAAATTAAAAACTGTCTTGTTAGTGGTCCACATATTATCTATTATCCACAACTTAAAATTGGGAAATgccttttaaaaagttaaattttaCATGAACTACTAAATAACTGCTTGATCACTTGAAAAACAAGCCCATGAAGCATGAAATTGGTTAAAAATTT
Above is a genomic segment from Callospermophilus lateralis isolate mCalLat2 chromosome 14, mCalLat2.hap1, whole genome shotgun sequence containing:
- the LOC143380402 gene encoding LOW QUALITY PROTEIN: nucleophosmin-like (The sequence of the model RefSeq protein was modified relative to this genomic sequence to represent the inferred CDS: inserted 1 base in 1 codon), producing the protein MEDSMDMDMSPLRPQNYLFGCELKADKDYHFKVDNDENEHQLSLRTVSLGAGAKDELHIVEAEAMNYEGSPIXSVQPMVSLGGFEITPPVVLRLRCGSGPVHISGQHLVAVEEDAESEDEEEEDVKLLSVSGKRSAPGGGSKVPQKKVKLAADEDVDDDEDDDDEEEDDDDEEETEEKAPVKKSIRDTPAKNAQKSNQNGKDSKPTTPRSKGQESFTKQEKTPKTPKGPRSVEDIKAKMQASIEKGGSLPKVEAKFVNYVKNCFQMTDHEAIQDLWQWRKSL